CCTCATGGACCGAGCTTTCGAGCTGATGCTCGGCGAGGTGCACCGCTACGAGGGCACCGTCAATCAGTTTCTCGGCGACGGCCTCATGGCCCTGTTCGGCGCGCCCGTCGCCCACGAGGATCACCCCTTGCGCGCGGTCCACGCGGCCCTCGGCCTCCAGCGCGCGCTCGCCTCGTACCGCGACGAGCTCCGCGCCCAGCGCGGCATCGAGTTCCAGGTACGCATGGGGCTCAACACGGGTGCGGTGGTCGTCGGCAAGATCGGCGACAACCTCCGCATGGATTACACCGCGGTCGGGGATACCACGAACCTGGCCGCGCGACTGCTCGCCCTGGCGGAGCCCGGCCAGATTCTCGTGAGCGAGGACATTGCCAAGGTCGTGAGCCCTTATTTTGTTCTCCAACCCGTGGGCGAAGTGAGCGTCAAGGGCAAGACGCTCCCGGTCCGGCCGTACCGCGTCGAGGCGGCGCGCAGCGTGCGCAGCCGTCTGGAGGCCGAGAGCGAGCGCGGGCTCACACCGCTTGTCGGACGTGAGCACGAGCTGGCCCTGCTCCAGGGCACCTTTGCCGATGTCCAGGCCGGCCAGGGCCAGGCGGTCTTCGTCTACGGCGAGGCAGGCATCGGGAAGTCGCGTCTCTTGCTGGAGTTCCGCCGCCAGGCGGAGGCCGCCGGCGCGCGGTGGGTGCTCGGCCGCTGCGTCTCCTACGGTCATACCATCGCCCACCTTCCCGTCCTCGACCTCCTGCGCGACCTCTTCGGCATCAAGGAAGGCGACAGCGTCGAGACAATGCTGGACAAGGTCGAGGGCGGGATTCGCGAGGCCGGGGACGACGTGGCGTGGACGGCGCCCTTTCTCCGCGCGCTCTTCTCGCTCGACCCTCGGGATGCCGCGGTGGCGGCGATGAGCCCCGTGCAGCGCAAGGGGCGCACGGCAGAGGCCGTGCGCGATCTCCTCCTCGCGCGCGGCCAGAAACGTCCCCTGGTGCTCGTGGTCGAGGACCTTCACTGGATCGATCTCCACTCGGAGGACATCCTGCGTCTCCTCCTCGAAGGCATGGCGGCCGCCCCCCTCATGGTCGTGCTGACCTATCGACCCGGCTATGCCCAAACCTTCGGCGAGCAGACGTACTTCACGCGGATCACCCTGCGCGCCCTGCCGGAGGCGCAGACGGCGGCCATGGTGCAGAGCGTGCTCCAAGCGGAAGTCCCGCTGGAGGCGAGCCGGCTCGTCGCCCGGAAGGCCGAGGGCAATCCGCTCTTCGTCGAGGAGCTGGCCAAGTCCCTGGTCGAGGACGGCACGCTCGAACGCGTCGATGACGGGTACCGCCTCGCCCGCGCCCTCACCGACGCGCACATCCCCGATACCATCCAGGGCGTCATCATGGCGCGTATCGACCGGCTGCCCGAGGGCTCCAAGGCCGCCCTCCAGATCGCCTCCGTCATCGGACGGGAGTTCACTGCCCGGCTCGTCGAGCGCGTGGCCGCCCTGGGGCGCGACGCGCGGCAGGCCCTGGGGGAGCTCCGGGCGGTGGAGCTGATCTACGAGAAGGCCCGCTCGCCCGAGCTGGAATACATGTTCAAGCACGCCCTGACGCACGACGTGGCGTACGAGACCTTGCTCCGGCAGAAGCGCCGCGAGTTGCATCGGCGCACGGGCCAGGTGATCGAGGAGCTGTACGCCGACCGCCTCCCCGAGTTCTACGAGACTCTGGCCTTCCACTTCACTCGCGGAGAATCGTGGGACAAGGCCGCCGATTACCTGCTCAAGTCCGCCCTCAAGGCGCGCGCGAGCTTCGACTACCCGGAGGGCAGTCGCCTCTGCACCCAGGCCATCGAGATACTCGGGCGCTCAGGCGGCAAGCCCACGGAACTGGCGCGGGCCCACGAGATGCTGGGCGACCTCGAGAGCCTCCAGGGGCGCCTGGAGTCGGCCAACCTTGCGTACGAGCAAGCACTGGCGCTTTTCGACGATCCCGCCGGCCGTCAGCGGCTCGGCAATAAGATCCACCGCCCGAGCACGGTCGTCCGCGAGGGAGGGAAGATTGCCTACTATGAGCACGGCGTGGGGGAGCCGACCCTGGTCCTCTGCCACCCTGCCGTCTACGGGATCGCGACGTTCCAGCTCCTAGTGGAACAGCTCTGCCAGGACTTCCGCATCGTGACCTGGGATCCTCGGGGCACGGGAAGGTCAGATCCGCTACCTGGCCCGTACTACGTGAGGGACTACGTAGAAGACCTCCGCGCAGTGATCGAGGCCATAGGCAATCGCCCCGTCGTCATCGTCGGCAACTCGCGTGGCTCGACGGTCGGGGTCCACTTCGCCACGAGCTATCCCCACCTGGTCGAGAAGCTCGTCCTGGCCGGGCTCGGCCCGGCTCGCGCGCGCCGGGACCCCACCTACCCCCACGCCGATCGCCTGGACATGGAGTTCTTCGGCCGGCTCTCTGCTGCCATGGCGGCCAATGACTGGCCGGCCGTCGTGCAGATGTTCATTTCGCAAGCCTGCGTCGGCGAGCCCGGATGTCAGAAGCTCACCGAGGGCGGCATTCGACTCTGGAACGAGATCCCGCTGGAAACCCTGAAGAACTTCTTCATGCTCGACGATCCCGGCCGCGATGTCCGCGCACTCCTGCCCGCGCTCCGGGCGCCCACCCTTGTGCTGCACGGTGAATTCGATCGGATCACACCGGTGGAGGTAGGCCGCTGGGCCGCGGAGCAGATCCCGGGGGCTCAGTTCTATGCGCTCAAGGGTCGCAGCCACGCGTTGGTCCTCACGGCCATCGCGGAATTTGTCGAGCTGGTGCGCCGCTTCGTCCGCACCGGCCGCGTGTGATCTCGCTCCCGAAGCCCACTCGCGCCTACGACCACACGTCGCGCGGGATTGGCAGTCCGTCCAGGTCGACGTCGGTCAGCGGCGAATCCGCCGGGACCGCCATGCGGTCCAGGAACCAGTAGATCTGGCGCAAGTGCTGGGCGGCATGCCAGGTCGTGCGCTCCATGAAATCGTGGGCCGACTGCGGCCCGTAGTACGTGCTGACCATGCCGTCGCACCAGCCAGGCTGCGCGCAGTACGCCGCGACGCGGCGGCGCACCGTCTCGCCGTGGCGGGCGATGGCCTCGCCATCCGCCATCTCGGCCGGAGGGCTCTCCTCGAACCACTGCTCGGACAGGTGTCCCTGCTCACGGGTGTCGACAAAGGACGCGCTCACCCGGAAGACGTGAAAGCCGAGCTGGCGCACGGTCCGGTCGCGACCGGGCGCCTTCATCCCGAGCTGGTCGAGCGGCACCTGGCGGATGGCGCGCTGGGTAGCGGCGAGCACGACGTCGAGCCGCCGCGCCAGCTCAACCGGCGAGAGCTGCTGGCGCTCTTCGTAGCGGGCGCCCACCAGCTCGGCGAGCG
This Candidatus Methylomirabilota bacterium DNA region includes the following protein-coding sequences:
- a CDS encoding alpha/beta fold hydrolase, producing MKCSSCQAEAPSDAEFCPDCGTRLLIPCPQCGTSNSAGNRFCKKCGQTLGAARPPAESERFASPHAYTPEHLAEKILTSRAALEGERKLVTVLFVDVSGFTALSEGLDPEDVHALMDRAFELMLGEVHRYEGTVNQFLGDGLMALFGAPVAHEDHPLRAVHAALGLQRALASYRDELRAQRGIEFQVRMGLNTGAVVVGKIGDNLRMDYTAVGDTTNLAARLLALAEPGQILVSEDIAKVVSPYFVLQPVGEVSVKGKTLPVRPYRVEAARSVRSRLEAESERGLTPLVGREHELALLQGTFADVQAGQGQAVFVYGEAGIGKSRLLLEFRRQAEAAGARWVLGRCVSYGHTIAHLPVLDLLRDLFGIKEGDSVETMLDKVEGGIREAGDDVAWTAPFLRALFSLDPRDAAVAAMSPVQRKGRTAEAVRDLLLARGQKRPLVLVVEDLHWIDLHSEDILRLLLEGMAAAPLMVVLTYRPGYAQTFGEQTYFTRITLRALPEAQTAAMVQSVLQAEVPLEASRLVARKAEGNPLFVEELAKSLVEDGTLERVDDGYRLARALTDAHIPDTIQGVIMARIDRLPEGSKAALQIASVIGREFTARLVERVAALGRDARQALGELRAVELIYEKARSPELEYMFKHALTHDVAYETLLRQKRRELHRRTGQVIEELYADRLPEFYETLAFHFTRGESWDKAADYLLKSALKARASFDYPEGSRLCTQAIEILGRSGGKPTELARAHEMLGDLESLQGRLESANLAYEQALALFDDPAGRQRLGNKIHRPSTVVREGGKIAYYEHGVGEPTLVLCHPAVYGIATFQLLVEQLCQDFRIVTWDPRGTGRSDPLPGPYYVRDYVEDLRAVIEAIGNRPVVIVGNSRGSTVGVHFATSYPHLVEKLVLAGLGPARARRDPTYPHADRLDMEFFGRLSAAMAANDWPAVVQMFISQACVGEPGCQKLTEGGIRLWNEIPLETLKNFFMLDDPGRDVRALLPALRAPTLVLHGEFDRITPVEVGRWAAEQIPGAQFYALKGRSHALVLTAIAEFVELVRRFVRTGRV
- a CDS encoding DinB family protein, whose protein sequence is MPATIVGDRVVHGWNPKALAELVGARYEERQQLSPVELARRLDVVLAATQRAIRQVPLDQLGMKAPGRDRTVRQLGFHVFRVSASFVDTREQGHLSEQWFEESPPAEMADGEAIARHGETVRRRVAAYCAQPGWCDGMVSTYYGPQSAHDFMERTTWHAAQHLRQIYWFLDRMAVPADSPLTDVDLDGLPIPRDVWS